TTTCATTCTGAAGAAAAAGGGTAGGCAAATGACATTTTTCTGTGGTCATATATGTAGGTTTAATGTACAAGTGGACGCAGAGAAATACCATAGACaagaaaatggcaaaattgtAGCTGATACTTACTGCGTCAAATGTGGAATGCTTCTAGGGATGAAACTTGTAAGATCCTAATTAATATTAGTACTAAATTTATTCCTTCTGATCAAAAATTTATTCATTTGCGGTTCGCTTTAacaaaatttatgtattatctATTATTCAGATTGTAGTCCCTTATAGCCATTGGACCGTGAATTTTAGACAAGGAAGATTCTTGATCAGAGCGTGAGTTTCTTACCATTATGCAAAATGCAACTCCTGTATACgcatatgattttatttttttggcgtGTGTGGCAGGAACAAACTTGTTTTTTGGAATAATGAGAGGTTGTTTGATGGAGAAGATGAACAAGATGAAGGCGCTAATGAACATGATCATAATCAAGGTGGAGGCTCTAATGAACAGAATAATGATCACAATGGAGGCGTTAATGAACATGACAATGATCAAGGTTGAGGCGCCAACGAACTAAATGAATTGATGCAGACCAACAGGTTGATCATACAATATAGATAATATTTGATCTAAATCCAGACATATGAACTATGTGATATGCAGACagttttttcttaataaattgtCTTCTAAGTGATATGCTTGATTATCCTATAGTGGAAAGTTGCCTATTATAGTACTGTAAGATATTCAATGCTATTTAAGTCCTTGTTGTGCTCTGTCTTAGTATACTGATCCTCACTTGTTTTACTGTCCAACTTTATATATCCAGACACTAGTGTGCACTGAAAATACAATGAAGTCAACTTTAGCAGTTTAAATTTaaagtgatttatttatcacTTTACCATGATCTAGTGATAAATGTGTATGAAAAAAGAATATCTTacatttattgatttgatgtaAACATCTGATCATATAAGTTTTTACCATTAGATTTTAGTAGAGAAGAGTTGAGAGATCAATCTATTATTCATCGAGTTTCAAATCTTACACTACTTGACTCGGAGATTTCTGaattaaaaaagataaagatACATGAAACTTTGTTTTCTGATGTATGAATCAAACATGACAAAATGAAACGGCTAATTCAGAAAACTGAATTGACATTAGAAGTCCCTTCGGGGACATCCGATTAAAAAGAAATTGACATCAGAAAGTGAAATCCTTCATAAGTTATATATGTgtcatatcctgtctaatcaccttcCCACGACACTTCTTTTGGCCTAATCTCTCCTAAAATTCAGCATAGCCAACCTCTTGCACCTGCTCATTGGAGCATATGtgcatctcctcttcacatgcccaaacaaTCTCATCCTCATCTCCCTCATCTTGTTCACCACTATGGCCACTACCACCTTGTCCCGTATATCCTTGTTTTTTTATCCTATCTCTTTtgatatgcccacacatcctTCTCAATATCTTCATCTCCACTATTTGCATCTTCGTACATGCGAGTTCTAGACTAACCAACACTCCACCTCATACAACATAGCT
This Solanum dulcamara chromosome 8, daSolDulc1.2, whole genome shotgun sequence DNA region includes the following protein-coding sequences:
- the LOC129898782 gene encoding uncharacterized protein LOC129898782, coding for MGRKFYVDYDEFPKEDFVHCSVCKTQIGLVDEFINDMENGRTAIFNKVFNVQVDAEKYHRQENGKIVADTYCVKCGMLLGMKLIVVPYSHWTVNFRQGRFLIRANKLVFWNNERLFDGEDEQDEGANEHDHNQGGGSNEQNNDHNGGVNEHDNDQG